AAGAACCCCACCAGGAATAAATCTCAAAACTCCACTTAGTAATTAAAACCCTAGACTTTATTTGAATTTTTTCTTCTGCAGGATTATAATTTATATTGTAAATTTTTGGTTCAATTCCAATTGAGAAGGGAAATTTTTTAGTATTAATGCCCACCATAAACCAATTAGTAAGGCATAAGAGAAAAAAGAAAAATAGAAAATCAAAAAGCGTTGCACTTGAAGGTTGTCCACAAAAAAGAGGCGTCTGTATCCGCGTATACACAACAAGCCCTAAAAAACCTAACTCAGCCCTAAGAAAAGTAGCTAAGGTGAGACTTTCAAACGGTAGAGAAGTTATAGCCTATATACCAGGAGAAGGCCACAATCTTCAAGAACACTCAGTCGTTCTTGTAAGAGGTGGTAGAGTAAAAGATTTACCTGGAGTGAAATATCATATTGTAAGAGGAGTTTACGACTGTGCAGGTGTAGCAAATAGAGCAAGTTCAAGAAGTCTTTATGGAACAAAAAGAAAAAAGAAGGAGGGATAAAAGATGAGAAGAAGAAGAGCCCCTGAGAGAAAAGTACCACCAGATCCCGTTTATAATTCTCCCCTTGTAATGAAATTCATCAATAACCTGATGTGGGACGGTAAAAAAAGCGTTGCTATGAAAATATTCTATAACGCTATGAAAAGAGTTCAAGAACTTACTGGAGAGGACCCATTAAAAGTTTTTGAAAAGGCAATAGAGAATGTAAAGCCAACTCTTGAAGTTAGACCAAGAAGAGTTGGAGGAGCAACCTATCAAGTCCCAATTGAAGTTAGACCAAAAAGACAAATTTCTCTTGCTATAAAATGGATTATAAGATCAGCAAGATCAAGAAGTGAAAGGGGAATGATAGAAAAGCTTGCAAGAGAGTTAGTGAGTGCGGCAAACAACGAGGGAGGAGCTGTTAAAATTAGGGAAAATACTCATAAAATGGCAGAGGCAAACAGGGCCTTTGCCCACTTTAGATGGTAAGATTTATGAAATTTTAGAAAAGGAAAAAGCAAGGGAGGCAAACTTTTTAAATTTAAAATTTCGGGGTCCTTCAAATGGATATAAGTAAAATACGTAATATCGGTTTTGCTGCCCATATAGATGCAGGAAAAACTACTACTACTGAGAGAATTCTTTTTTATACTCACAGAATACACAGAATGGGTGAGGTAGATGAGGGAACAGCTACAATGGACTATATGATTCAAGAAAAAGAAAGAGGAATTACAATTCAAGCAGCTGCAACTTTCTGTGAGTGGAAAAATTACTTAATACATATAGTAGATACACCAGGCCACGTTGATTTTACAGTAGAGGTCGAAAGATCTTTAAGGGTTCTCGATGGACTTGTAATAATATTCTCAGCAGTTGAAGGTGTAGAACCACAGTCTGAAACTATATGGAGACAGGCTGATAAGTTCAAAGTTCCAAGAATAGCCTTTATTAACAAAATGGATAGACAGGGAGCTGACCATTTGAGAGTCTTAGGCCAAATCGAAAAAAAATTTAATATTAAACCACTTTTACTTGAATGGCCAATCGGCATAGAGAACGATTTTATAGGCGTCATTCACTTCGTTGAAAACAAAAAAATGATCTGGGATAAAGATGAACTGGGAGTCGAATACTCTGTTCTGCCAATAGATAATATTGCCGGAGAAGCAAAAAGCTATTACGAAGATATGATCTTAACTTTGTCAGAAATAGACGAAGGTATTGCAGATGAATATTACGAAAAGGGTTTTGTAAGCCCAGATAAAATTAATAGCGCTATAAGAAAAGGAGTCTTAGAGAAAAGATTTTTACCAGTTCTTATTGGTTCAGCATTAAAAAATAAAGGTATTCAACCTCTTTTAGATGCAATCTGTGAATATTTACCATCTCCAATAGATAGAGGAAAAATAAAAGGCATAGATCCCTTAACAAGAAGTGAAATTTATAGAAGTCCTGATCCGAGTGACCATTTCAGTGGAGTTGTTTTTAAAGTTCAAATTTTCGAAGATATGGGTAAGTTATGTTATTTGAGAATATATTCGGGAAAGATTACACAAGGGGAGAAAGTATACAATCCAAGAACAAATGAAGTTATAAGGGTGCAGCGTCTTTATAGGCTCCATGCAAATAAAAAGAATGCAATAAGAGAAGCTGTATGTGGTGAAATAGTTGGAATAGTTGGACCTAAAGAGGTAAGAACCGGAGACACTATTTGTCCTCTCGAACACTCAATCTTATACGAAGAGATGCTTTTTCCAGAACCTGTTGTTTCACAGGCTATTGAACCGATTTCCTCAAAAGATTTCAAGAAAATAGAGGAAAGACTCAAGTGGATGGTAGAAGAAGATCCAACCTTCAATTTAAAAATAGATGAGGAAACTGGTCAAATTATAATATCCGGTATGGGAGAACTTCATCTTGAAATTATACTGGATAGACTAAAAAGAGACCATAAACTTGAATTTAGAGCCTTAAAGCCTCAAGTTCACTATAGAGAAAGTATAAGTTTAAGCGGAGAATTAGTAAAAGAATTTAAGAAAAATATTGGTGGGGAGGAGCAGTTTGGTAAAGTAATGTTACAAGTTGAGCCAATTAAAGGAGCAATGAGAAACGAAATATTGATAGATGATAGTCTCAACCTGAGGGAGGATTTAAAAGAGGTTGCTTATAGCTCTATGAGGGAAATCCTCGATTTCGGTGTAATAGCAGGATATCCCCTAATAGATGTGAGAATGGCTCTTAAAAAAGTTTATAACTTGGAGAAAACGACACCGATAGGTCTTAAGTTAGCTATACATGAAGCAGGAAAGGAGCTTATAAAAATGGCAGAGCCTGTGTTACTTGAGCCGTATTCTTACGTAGAAATAACAGTGCCTGTTGAATTTATCGGAAATGTGATTCAAGATCTCATGCAGCGGGAAGCCGAGATAATAGAGAAAGTATCCTTAGAAGGCTCTGATCTTGTAAAAATAGTTGCTGAAATGCCACTGAAAAATACTTTCGGATACGTTACTGTTTTAAGATCACACACAAAAGGAAAGGCAAATATCTGGATGAAAGTTAGTTCATTTAAGGCAGCTAAACTTGAAAAAAGTGATTTTTTATTATAAAATTAATTTAATTAATTTTTAGACAAAAAATTTTAAATAAAGGTTCGAATCCCCAAAATTTTTTTATTTAGAAATGAGTAAGCCTAAATTTGAGAGAAAGAAGGTACATGTTAATGTTGGTACAATAGGTCATATTGACCATGGTAAAACTACTTTAACTTCTGCTATCACAAAGGTGCTATCTAAGTATGGTCTTGCCGTAGAGCAGGAGTATGAGCAAGTAGCAAAGGCTGATGTTAAGCTCTTTAGGAGGGATGAAACTAAGATTTTGACTGTTAACCTTGCCCATGTTGAGTATGAATCAGAAAAAAGACACTATGCTCACATTGATTGTCCAGGTCATCATGACTACATAAAGAACATGATAACAGGTGCTGCTCAAATGGACGGTGCAATTTTGGTAGTTTCAGCCGTTGATTCAGTGATGCCCCAAACAAGGGAACATGTTCTTTTGGCAAGACAAGTGAATGTACCGTATATAATTGTATTCATCAATAAAGTAGACGCAATAGATGACCCTGCAATAGTGGATCTTGTTGAAGAAGAGGTTAGAGATCTTCTGAAAAAATACGAGTTTCCTGGAGACGCAGTTCCAGTTATAAGAGGAAGTGCTTTAAATGCAATGAGATGTGGCTGTGGCAAAAGGGAATGTGAACATTGTGGTAAGATCTGGGAGCTAATAGATGCAATGGATAATTATATTCCGGATCCTATAAGAGAGATAGATAAACCCTTCCTGATGGCTATAGAAGATGTTTTTTCAATTACGGGTAGAGGAACAGTTGTAACAGGAAGAGTCGAAAGAGGAATTTTAAGACCCGGAGATGAGGTAGAAATTGTTGGGTTTGGTCCGACTAGAAAGACTGTAGCTACATCTTTGGAAATGTTTAGAAAAGTTCTTGATGAGGCAAGGGCTGGAGATAACGTTGGAGTTCTCTTAAGAGGAATTGGTAAAGATGAGGTAGAAAGAGGAATGGTACTTGCAAAGCCTAATACTATAAATCCTCATACCAGATTTAGGGCTCAAGTATATGTTCTCACAAAGGAGGAGGGAGGAAGGCACACCCCATTCTTTTCTGGTTATAAACCTCAATTTTACTTCAGGACAACAGATGTAACCGGTTCAATTAAATTGCCCGAAGGTGTAGAAATGGTAATGCCTGGAGATCATGTTAACCTTGAGGTAGAACTAATGTATCCTGTGGCTATGGAAAAAGAGCTTAGGTTTGCTATAAGAGAGGGTGGAAAAACAGTTGGTGCAGGAATTATAACTGAAATAATAGAGTAGAAAATATGCCAATAACAGAAAAGATAAGGATAAAGTTGAAAAGTTACGATGCAAGACTTATTGAAAAATCGGCAAAAAGAATAGCTTTAACAGCTCGTGGAACAGGAGCTGATGTAAGGGGCCCTATTCCATTACCAACGAAAAAAACATTAATAAGCGTAATAAGAAGTCCTTTTGTTCATAAAACTTCAAGAGAACAGTTTTTTTATTGTGTTCATAAGAGATTAATAGAGATAATAAATCCGACCCAAGAGACAGTTGAAAAGCTCTCAAAGCTTGATCTTCCAGCAGGTGTCGATGTGAAGATTGAAGTGAGTGTGGAAAGATGAAAGCACTCCTGGCAAAAAAGATTGGCATGACAAGAATACCCTTTGAAGAAAGTATTGTTCCCTGTACACTACTACATGTAGATAATGTATATGTAATGGGAATAAGAACTAAAGAAAAAGACGGTTATTCGGCAGTAAAGCTCTGTATTGGAAGAAAAAAGGCAAAAAAGATGAAAAGGCCCCTTTTAGGGGAGTTTAAAAAGGTTTTTGGAGATAGAGAAGAGTATCCTGCTGAGTTAATTAAAGAAGTAAGGGGGGAATTTGATCCGCAAATTTATAGCGTTGGAGCAGAACTTTCACCTTCAATTTTTGAGCCTGGAGAGGTTGTAGATGTTATTGGGTATACAAAGGGAAGAGGTTTTGCTGGGGTTGTTAAAAGATGGGATTTTGCTGGAGGACCCGCTTCCCACGGTTCAATGTCTCATAGAAGACCTGGTTCAATAGGTCAAACAACAGATCCGGGAAGAGTTTGGAAAGGAAAAAGGATGGCTGGACACTATGGAAATGAAAGAGAGGCCGTTCATAACCTGAAAGTTGTATACGTTGATGTGGATAATAAGATTATAGGTCTAAAAGGATCTGTTCCTGGTCCAAATGGGTCGGTTGTAATTATAAGGAGTCCTAAAAGGGTAAAAAAGAAATGAAAGCTAAAGTCTTTGATATAACAGGAAAAGAAGTTGGCGAAAGAGAATTGCCCCACTATATTTTTGATCTGAAACCTAACATACATTTACTTTGGCTAGTGACAAAATATTACTTATCAAGATGGAGAGTGGGGTCGGCAAATACAAAAACAAGGGGAGAGGTAAGAGGTGGTGGAAGAAAACCCTGGCCTCAAAAACATACTGGTTGGGCAAGACACGGATCTATTAGATCTCCAATATGGAGAAAGGGGGGAGTTGTTTTCGGCCCAAAACCAAGAGATTTTTCAATAAGTGTTCCCTATAAGGCCAGGCTAAAAGCTCTATATATAGCATTAAGCGATAGAGCAAGAGATAAAAGGATCAAGGTGTTAACAGGTCTAAATGATTTAGCGCTAAAAACAAAAGAGGGGGAGAGGGTTATAAGTAATCTCGGTTTAAATGATACAAAGGTTATTCTTCTATTCGCAGACAATGAAAGAAAGCACTTTTTAGCCTTTAGAAATATTGAAAAGGTCACCTGTAAAAGAGCTATAGATGTTAATGCCTACGATATTTTAAATTCTAAATTTGTAGTTTTTTCGGATGAGGGCCTTAGTGAGTTTTTGAAAGTAAGGGGAGGGTTAAAAAGTGAAGAGTCCCTATGATATTATAATTTCGCCCATTATTACTGAGAAGGGAACCTTTTTAAGGGGGAGGTCAAATTACTACGTATTTAAAGTTAGAAAAGACGCCAATAAAAAGGAGATAAAGTGGGCAATTGAAAATCTTTACAAGGTAAAAGTTGAAAAGGTCAGAACTGTTAATGTTAAGCCAAAGCCAAAAAGGTTAAGACATAGACTATACGGCAGAACGTCTGCTTGGAAAAAGGCATATGTTAAATTAAAAGAGGGGGAAACAATACCTTTATATGAAGGAGTTTAAAAAGGAGATAACATGGGTATAAAAAGATATAAGCCCTATACGCCATCAAGAAGGTTTATGACAGGATATACCTTTGAAGAGATTACAAAGACAGAACCTGAGAAAAGCTTAGTTGTACCGCTAAAAAAGAAGGCTGGTAGAAACAACCAAGGTAGGATAACTATAAGGTTTAGGGGCGGGGGTCACAAAAGACTATATAGGATCATTGATTTTAAAAGAGATAAGTTTGGTATACCTGCAGAGGTTTTAAGTATTGAGTACGATCCAAACAGAACAGCAAGAATAGCCCTTTTGTGTTATAAAGATGGCGAAAAAAGATATATACTTGCTCCAGAGGGTTTAAAGGTAGGTGATGAGGTTGTTTCTGGTCCTGGCTCTCCCTTAAAAGTTGGAAATGCCTTACCACTTTCAGAAATCCCTGAAGGAATGGAAATTCATAATATAGAACTTGTTCCTGGTAGAGGTGGTAAATTAGTAAAAGCTGCAGGATCTGCTGCTGTTATTTTGGCAAAAGAGGGAAATTATGCTCATGTTCAGCTTCCATCGGGTGAAATAAGACTTATAAACCAGAAGTGCTTGGCAACCTTAGGAAGAGTTTCAAATGTTGACCACGAGAACATAGTTATAGGAAAGGCAGGAAGAAAAAGATGGATGGGTAGAAGGCCTCATGTAAGAGGTACAGCAATGAACCCATGTGATCATCCTCATGGGGGTGGAGAAGGGAGAACAAAAGGTAAAATTCCTAAAACTCCATGGGGGAAAATAACAAAGGGTAAAAAAACAAGAAATCCCAGAAAAGTTTCAAGTAGATTTATAATTAAAAGGAGAAAATAAACTATGGCAAGGTCAAGTAAAAAAGGAGTTTATGTAGATCTTAAGCTTTTAAAAAAAGTTTTAAAGGCAAAACAAAGTGGAGACACAACGCCCATAAAGACTTATTCACGAAGGAGCACCATTATCCCTGAAATGGTGGGACTAACGATACAGGTACACAACGGTAGAAAGTTTATTCCGGTTTATATAACAGAGCTTATGGTAGGGCATAAGCTTGGTGAGTTTTCACCAACAAGAACCTTTAGAGGACACAAGAGTAAAAGAGAAAAGGAAGCAGCAAAAGAAACAAAAAAAGAGGGGTAAAATGGTTGAGGGAGTTGCAAGGATAAAGTATTTAAGAACTTCTTTTAAAAAGTCTAAGAGAGTTTGTGAGGCAATAAGAGGTAAAACTGTAAAAGAAGCCTTAGATATTTTATATTTCCTTACGAAAAAACCTGCTAAATTGTTATATAAGGCTGTAAAATCTGCATGTAATTCTTATGCTGTAAAAAAGGGAATTAAGTTTGATGAAGTTGATTTAAAAAATTTAAGGGTTAAGATTTGTAAAGTAGATAAGGGTCCAACTTGGAGAATTTTAAGACCTGGATTTAGAGGGGTACCGCGTATTGCAAGAAGACACACAGCTCATTTTACAGTTGTGGTAGAGGAGGTAAAGTAATATGGGACAAAAAGTTCATCCTTATGGTTTTAGACTCGGTATACATAAGGATTGGAAGGCTCATTGGTTTGCTGATAGGAAGTCTGAATATGTAAAGTATTTCGAGGAAGATAATAAAATTAGATCTTATCTGAGGGAAAGATATAAAGATGCAAGGGTATCTGATATTGTTATTGATAGAGCTGGAGAGCAGATAACTGTGACGATTCATACTGCTTCTCCTGGTATGGTTATAGGTCAAAAGGGGAAAGAAATAGAACTTGTTAAAAAAGAACTTTCTACGTTTATAAAAAATGAGAACATTACTATACATGTTCAAGAGATAAGAGTTCCAGAACTTGATGCTCAGCTTGTTGCTGATGGTATTGCAAGAAGGATAGAACAGCAGGTATCTCATAGGAGGGCAATGAAAAGAGCAGTTTCCCAAGCTCTAAGGATGGGAGCAAAGGGTATAAAAGTTCAATGCAAGGGAAGACTTCAAGGAGCTGAGCTTGCAAGGAAAGAAGGGTATATGCAAGGTAGAGTTCCTTTACAGACTATAAGGGCAGATATTGATTACGGTTTTTCGACTGCCTTTACAAGGTATGGAACAATAGGAGTTAAGGTTTGGATATATAAAGGTGATATTCTTGAAAAACCAGAAATCGAGGAGGTCTAAATATGCTTCAGCCAAAAAGAATGAAATATAGAAAACAACATAGGGGAAGAAGGAAAGGAAAAGCTATTGATGGGTGTTATCTTGCTTTTGGTGAGTATGGTTTAAAGGCACTTGAGTCAGCCTGGATTAAGGCAAATCAGATAGAGGCTTGCAGGTTAGCTATTGGAAGATATTTAAAAAAGGGTGGTAAGTTATGGATAAGGATTTTC
The genomic region above belongs to Candidatus Hydrothermales bacterium and contains:
- the rpsJ gene encoding 30S ribosomal protein S10 — encoded protein: MPITEKIRIKLKSYDARLIEKSAKRIALTARGTGADVRGPIPLPTKKTLISVIRSPFVHKTSREQFFYCVHKRLIEIINPTQETVEKLSKLDLPAGVDVKIEVSVER
- the rplW gene encoding 50S ribosomal protein L23, which translates into the protein MKSPYDIIISPIITEKGTFLRGRSNYYVFKVRKDANKKEIKWAIENLYKVKVEKVRTVNVKPKPKRLRHRLYGRTSAWKKAYVKLKEGETIPLYEGV
- the rpsL gene encoding 30S ribosomal protein S12, with protein sequence MPTINQLVRHKRKKKNRKSKSVALEGCPQKRGVCIRVYTTSPKKPNSALRKVAKVRLSNGREVIAYIPGEGHNLQEHSVVLVRGGRVKDLPGVKYHIVRGVYDCAGVANRASSRSLYGTKRKKKEG
- the rpsG gene encoding 30S ribosomal protein S7, which translates into the protein MRRRRAPERKVPPDPVYNSPLVMKFINNLMWDGKKSVAMKIFYNAMKRVQELTGEDPLKVFEKAIENVKPTLEVRPRRVGGATYQVPIEVRPKRQISLAIKWIIRSARSRSERGMIEKLARELVSAANNEGGAVKIRENTHKMAEANRAFAHFRW
- the rpsS gene encoding 30S ribosomal protein S19 codes for the protein MARSSKKGVYVDLKLLKKVLKAKQSGDTTPIKTYSRRSTIIPEMVGLTIQVHNGRKFIPVYITELMVGHKLGEFSPTRTFRGHKSKREKEAAKETKKEG
- the rplB gene encoding 50S ribosomal protein L2; amino-acid sequence: MGIKRYKPYTPSRRFMTGYTFEEITKTEPEKSLVVPLKKKAGRNNQGRITIRFRGGGHKRLYRIIDFKRDKFGIPAEVLSIEYDPNRTARIALLCYKDGEKRYILAPEGLKVGDEVVSGPGSPLKVGNALPLSEIPEGMEIHNIELVPGRGGKLVKAAGSAAVILAKEGNYAHVQLPSGEIRLINQKCLATLGRVSNVDHENIVIGKAGRKRWMGRRPHVRGTAMNPCDHPHGGGEGRTKGKIPKTPWGKITKGKKTRNPRKVSSRFIIKRRK
- the fusA gene encoding elongation factor G; the encoded protein is MDISKIRNIGFAAHIDAGKTTTTERILFYTHRIHRMGEVDEGTATMDYMIQEKERGITIQAAATFCEWKNYLIHIVDTPGHVDFTVEVERSLRVLDGLVIIFSAVEGVEPQSETIWRQADKFKVPRIAFINKMDRQGADHLRVLGQIEKKFNIKPLLLEWPIGIENDFIGVIHFVENKKMIWDKDELGVEYSVLPIDNIAGEAKSYYEDMILTLSEIDEGIADEYYEKGFVSPDKINSAIRKGVLEKRFLPVLIGSALKNKGIQPLLDAICEYLPSPIDRGKIKGIDPLTRSEIYRSPDPSDHFSGVVFKVQIFEDMGKLCYLRIYSGKITQGEKVYNPRTNEVIRVQRLYRLHANKKNAIREAVCGEIVGIVGPKEVRTGDTICPLEHSILYEEMLFPEPVVSQAIEPISSKDFKKIEERLKWMVEEDPTFNLKIDEETGQIIISGMGELHLEIILDRLKRDHKLEFRALKPQVHYRESISLSGELVKEFKKNIGGEEQFGKVMLQVEPIKGAMRNEILIDDSLNLREDLKEVAYSSMREILDFGVIAGYPLIDVRMALKKVYNLEKTTPIGLKLAIHEAGKELIKMAEPVLLEPYSYVEITVPVEFIGNVIQDLMQREAEIIEKVSLEGSDLVKIVAEMPLKNTFGYVTVLRSHTKGKANIWMKVSSFKAAKLEKSDFLL
- the rpsC gene encoding 30S ribosomal protein S3, whose amino-acid sequence is MGQKVHPYGFRLGIHKDWKAHWFADRKSEYVKYFEEDNKIRSYLRERYKDARVSDIVIDRAGEQITVTIHTASPGMVIGQKGKEIELVKKELSTFIKNENITIHVQEIRVPELDAQLVADGIARRIEQQVSHRRAMKRAVSQALRMGAKGIKVQCKGRLQGAELARKEGYMQGRVPLQTIRADIDYGFSTAFTRYGTIGVKVWIYKGDILEKPEIEEV
- a CDS encoding uL22 family ribosomal protein, whose protein sequence is MVEGVARIKYLRTSFKKSKRVCEAIRGKTVKEALDILYFLTKKPAKLLYKAVKSACNSYAVKKGIKFDEVDLKNLRVKICKVDKGPTWRILRPGFRGVPRIARRHTAHFTVVVEEVK
- the tuf gene encoding elongation factor Tu, translated to MSKPKFERKKVHVNVGTIGHIDHGKTTLTSAITKVLSKYGLAVEQEYEQVAKADVKLFRRDETKILTVNLAHVEYESEKRHYAHIDCPGHHDYIKNMITGAAQMDGAILVVSAVDSVMPQTREHVLLARQVNVPYIIVFINKVDAIDDPAIVDLVEEEVRDLLKKYEFPGDAVPVIRGSALNAMRCGCGKRECEHCGKIWELIDAMDNYIPDPIREIDKPFLMAIEDVFSITGRGTVVTGRVERGILRPGDEVEIVGFGPTRKTVATSLEMFRKVLDEARAGDNVGVLLRGIGKDEVERGMVLAKPNTINPHTRFRAQVYVLTKEEGGRHTPFFSGYKPQFYFRTTDVTGSIKLPEGVEMVMPGDHVNLEVELMYPVAMEKELRFAIREGGKTVGAGIITEIIE
- the rplC gene encoding 50S ribosomal protein L3, with the translated sequence MKALLAKKIGMTRIPFEESIVPCTLLHVDNVYVMGIRTKEKDGYSAVKLCIGRKKAKKMKRPLLGEFKKVFGDREEYPAELIKEVRGEFDPQIYSVGAELSPSIFEPGEVVDVIGYTKGRGFAGVVKRWDFAGGPASHGSMSHRRPGSIGQTTDPGRVWKGKRMAGHYGNEREAVHNLKVVYVDVDNKIIGLKGSVPGPNGSVVIIRSPKRVKKK
- the rplD gene encoding 50S ribosomal protein L4, which gives rise to MKAKVFDITGKEVGERELPHYIFDLKPNIHLLWLVTKYYLSRWRVGSANTKTRGEVRGGGRKPWPQKHTGWARHGSIRSPIWRKGGVVFGPKPRDFSISVPYKARLKALYIALSDRARDKRIKVLTGLNDLALKTKEGERVISNLGLNDTKVILLFADNERKHFLAFRNIEKVTCKRAIDVNAYDILNSKFVVFSDEGLSEFLKVRGGLKSEESL